The genome window GGATTGCTTGAAATATTATTGCTGAGGTTTCTAGCAAATGATATCCCACGAGCAAATAATATTCCGCTCCTCCCTCCTAACTAATCCTGCGCGGCACTTCATGAATCAAAAAATCATAAGCTAGTTTTGTATTAGGAAAAATAGCCCGTGCTTCAGCAAGCAAATCATCCAGCACCAAGGCATTGCCAGGAGCATAGCGAGGGCTAAAATGCGTCATAATTAGCTGTTTAACACCAGCACCTAATGCCACCTGAGCAGCCATTGTTGAAGTGGAATGCAAGCGATCAAACGCCATATCAGCATCTTGATGGGAAAATGTCGCTTCGTGAATTAGGACATCAGCATCCTGTGATAGTTCCACAGCCGCGTCACAATAAACTGTGTCTGTACAATAAACAACTTTGCGACCTATCTCTGGTGGAGCGCATAAATCGCTACCCCGAATTTGACGACCATCTGATAGAGTGACTTCTTCTCCACGTTTCAGCTTGCCATACAAAGGGCCACTAGGGATTCCTAAAGCCGCAGCTTGTTCAACATTAAATCGTCCAGGGCGGTCTTTTTCTACAATTCGGTAGCCAAACGCTGTCACACGATGTTTTAAAGGTACACAACTAACCAAAAATTCTTCATCTTCATATACAAGCCCTGGTTGCACAGTGTGAACCTTGAGCGGGTATGACAAGTGAGTATAAGAATAACGCTCAGAGGCACGTATATATTCACTTAAACCTGGCGGCCCATAAATATCAATTGCAGTAGGATTACCAGCTAACCCATAACTTGCTAACATACCCATCAAACCAAAGATGTGATCGCCATGCAGATGAGTAATAAAAATACGTCTGATTTGACTAATTTTGACATCGCTACGCAGCAATTGGTGTTGAGTACCTTCACCACAGTCAAAAAGCCAAACTTCTGCCCGTTGCGGTAAACGGAGGGCAACACTAGAAACATTGCGCGATCGCGTCGGTACACCTGAGCTAGTGCCTAAAAAGGTAATTTGCACGGTTTGTTTACAACCTCATGGAAACTTTATATATTTATCAGCGTTTAGTGATTAGATACCACAATATTCATCTATACAAGTTTGTATTGTTTGAGATAGCAGCAATATCACAAATATGTTAGATATAACCAAACAAGTATGTCCTAAGTAGGAACTAACAGCAACTAGGACTAGGTTAATAGCTGGTACTGGCTTGTAATCTCTAGAGTTTTCACAATTTTTTTTTCTATGCTCAAACAATTAATCAGACTGGGCGGACGCAACTGGTGGCTTTCTTTTCTGTTGTGGATAGCAATGATTTGTCCCGCTCAAGCCGCGATCGAATTGCGCGTAGCGATTGAAGATGGAGTCAAACAAGTTAAAGTAGGCAGTTCTACCCCAGCAGTAGTGCGTGATGGCACTGGTAGGGTTCTGGGGGAAATTGCAGAAATGAACGGCTTGGATGCCCAAACCCGTGCTGGAGGGGTAGTGCTGGGTGAGTGGCAAGCCGACCAAATTTGGATTGAGCCGACCAATGGCGGCTATGTTTGGATAGGCGATCGCTGGTATCGTGGGCGCACTCGCGTAGTTCCTACTAGCAAAGGAATTACTGCTGTCAACTATGTAGATTTAGAACAATATCTCTACAGTGTTCTAGGCGCTGAAATGAGTGCTAGTTGGCCTTTAGAAGCTCTGAAAGCCCAAGCCGTTGCTGCTCGTTCCTACGCCCTTAATAAGCGGCAAACCTCTACTAAAAGCATTTACGACGTTGTTAATACTCAAACCTCGCAGGTTTATAAAGGTTTAACAACCGAAGCTGAATCAACACAAACTGCTGTAAATGCCACCGCAGGGCAGGTGATGACCTACAATGGCAAAATTATTCTTGCTGTCTTCCACTCCTCATCAGGAGGACATACAGAAAATGTCGAAAATGTCTGGTCAAGCCCCTTACCATACTTACGTGGTGTCCCAGACTACGATCAAGGTACTCCTCAATACCAATGGGAAAAAACTATTTCTGCGAGTGAATTGAGCCGTCGCCTTGGAATCAGCAATGTGAAAGCATTGCTTCCAGAGCGTACCAGTACCTACGGAAGAATTATGAGCATCAAAGCCGTTGGCGCTGCTGGTTCCCGTAGTATCGCTGGCACTAAACTACGTGAAGCACTAGGGCTAAAA of Oculatellaceae cyanobacterium contains these proteins:
- a CDS encoding SpoIID/LytB domain-containing protein, with protein sequence MLKQLIRLGGRNWWLSFLLWIAMICPAQAAIELRVAIEDGVKQVKVGSSTPAVVRDGTGRVLGEIAEMNGLDAQTRAGGVVLGEWQADQIWIEPTNGGYVWIGDRWYRGRTRVVPTSKGITAVNYVDLEQYLYSVLGAEMSASWPLEALKAQAVAARSYALNKRQTSTKSIYDVVNTQTSQVYKGLTTEAESTQTAVNATAGQVMTYNGKIILAVFHSSSGGHTENVENVWSSPLPYLRGVPDYDQGTPQYQWEKTISASELSRRLGISNVKALLPERTSTYGRIMSIKAVGAAGSRSIAGTKLREALGLKSTRFSVTSTPIGFQFNGYGFGHGLGLSQWGAYNLAQQGMNYQQILQHYYQNISLSQLQG
- a CDS encoding ribonuclease Z, with the translated sequence MQITFLGTSSGVPTRSRNVSSVALRLPQRAEVWLFDCGEGTQHQLLRSDVKISQIRRIFITHLHGDHIFGLMGMLASYGLAGNPTAIDIYGPPGLSEYIRASERYSYTHLSYPLKVHTVQPGLVYEDEEFLVSCVPLKHRVTAFGYRIVEKDRPGRFNVEQAAALGIPSGPLYGKLKRGEEVTLSDGRQIRGSDLCAPPEIGRKVVYCTDTVYCDAAVELSQDADVLIHEATFSHQDADMAFDRLHSTSTMAAQVALGAGVKQLIMTHFSPRYAPGNALVLDDLLAEARAIFPNTKLAYDFLIHEVPRRIS